A region from the Sporohalobacter salinus genome encodes:
- a CDS encoding nitroreductase family protein, with translation MNLYEAIFKRKSVRNYSDQSLSEEELKEIENLINDLEGLDNIDLNAYLMKDGDQAFEVMSGLIGNFGKIKAPHYLMVTSESADLYRENAGFMIEEFVLKLTTRGLATCWLGGHFETEDVKKLIEIPEEHELLFAIAFGYPENNNSPYREEIEGIKRKSLSEIIINNEQLNSEDDLKEIFEAVRVAPSAANSQPWRFELDGEKIHVFLDNRGLIKSYFLGEINKVDIGIALKHLEIAAEYYEQSLEFKKIEGAASGDLDYVLSAELSD, from the coding sequence ATGAATCTTTATGAAGCGATTTTTAAGAGAAAATCAGTTAGAAACTATTCTGACCAGAGTTTATCGGAAGAAGAGCTAAAAGAAATAGAAAATTTAATAAATGATCTAGAAGGATTAGATAATATTGATTTGAACGCTTATTTAATGAAGGACGGAGATCAGGCATTTGAAGTTATGAGTGGTTTAATCGGTAACTTTGGAAAAATAAAAGCCCCTCATTACCTGATGGTTACTTCCGAATCAGCTGATTTATATCGAGAAAATGCAGGATTTATGATAGAAGAATTTGTTCTGAAGCTAACTACTAGGGGACTTGCTACCTGCTGGTTAGGCGGCCATTTTGAAACAGAAGATGTAAAAAAGTTGATTGAGATTCCTGAGGAGCATGAATTATTATTTGCAATAGCTTTCGGTTATCCGGAAAATAATAATAGTCCTTACCGAGAAGAGATTGAGGGAATAAAAAGAAAAAGCTTATCGGAGATTATTATTAATAATGAACAACTAAACAGTGAAGATGATTTAAAGGAGATATTTGAGGCTGTAAGGGTAGCTCCTTCGGCGGCAAACAGCCAGCCCTGGCGGTTTGAATTAGATGGTGAAAAAATCCATGTATTTTTGGACAATAGAGGTTTGATTAAAAGCTACTTTTTGGGGGAGATAAATAAAGTTGATATTGGAATTGCTTTAAAGCATTTAGAAATAGCTGCTGAGTATTATGAGCAGTCTCTAGAATTTAAAAAGATTGAAGGGGCTGCAAGTGGAGATTTAGATTATGTACTAAGTGCTGAACTCAGTGATTAA
- a CDS encoding ATP-binding cassette domain-containing protein: MNSVIEVNNLAKNFGSIEAVRGINFAVKQGELFGFLGPNGAGKSTTIKMLCTLIEPTSGQAVVNGHDTMDNPGEVRQSIGLVFQEPSVDENLTAYENLKFHANMYGVDRKVREERIAEVLEMVELDDRVNDLVKKFSGGMKRRLEIARGLLHYPKVLFLDEPTLGLDPQTRNRIWEYIYQLKDEKDITIFLTTHYMDEAEYCDRIAIIDYGEIIALDTPEELKSVVGGDVIKTRVANIEAAKEKIESKYQVEVKENKGYLHFEQENGEEFIPRFVQDFKDEIKSISLHRPTLDDVFLHLTGHELREKEADATERMRNNLKKRGRR; this comes from the coding sequence ATGAATAGTGTTATTGAAGTAAATAACTTAGCCAAAAATTTCGGTTCGATTGAAGCAGTAAGAGGGATTAATTTTGCAGTTAAGCAGGGAGAATTATTTGGTTTCCTGGGCCCGAATGGAGCTGGGAAGTCAACTACTATTAAGATGCTCTGTACTCTTATTGAGCCTACTTCGGGGCAGGCGGTGGTGAATGGACATGATACAATGGATAATCCTGGTGAGGTCAGGCAATCAATTGGATTGGTATTTCAGGAACCTAGTGTGGATGAAAATCTTACTGCCTATGAAAACTTAAAATTTCATGCCAATATGTACGGAGTGGATAGAAAAGTCAGGGAAGAAAGAATAGCAGAAGTGCTAGAAATGGTTGAATTAGATGATCGGGTAAATGATTTAGTAAAGAAATTTTCCGGTGGGATGAAGAGGCGCCTCGAGATTGCTCGAGGATTACTTCATTATCCTAAAGTATTGTTTTTGGATGAACCGACGTTGGGTTTAGACCCTCAAACCCGAAATCGAATTTGGGAGTATATCTATCAGTTAAAAGACGAAAAAGATATTACCATTTTTCTGACTACCCATTATATGGATGAAGCAGAGTACTGTGATCGGATAGCAATTATAGATTATGGAGAAATAATTGCACTGGATACACCGGAAGAACTCAAATCGGTAGTAGGAGGCGATGTGATTAAAACTAGAGTGGCGAATATAGAGGCCGCTAAGGAAAAAATTGAAAGTAAATATCAGGTAGAAGTAAAAGAGAATAAAGGTTACCTGCATTTTGAACAGGAAAATGGAGAAGAATTTATTCCTCGGTTTGTTCAAGATTTTAAGGACGAAATAAAATCCATTTCTCTCCATCGACCTACGCTGGATGATGTGTTTTTACACCTAACAGGACATGAATTAAGAGAAAAAGAAGCAGATGCGACAGAAAGAATGCGCAATAATTTAAAAAAGAGGGGGCGCAGATAA
- a CDS encoding TldD/PmbA family protein, producing MLSKERIDKVLTAALNKGGEFAELFFEKKQSNQLSMESSRLEKVKTGYDLGVGIRVINGEQVSYAYTDDITLDSLLETAKAAGTASKYNEDITINNLQRKNIDSDHQIKIRPETVEKIKKKEILETANNSARNVDQRIQQVMVSYIDYYQQVLIANSTGLLVEDERVRTRMMVNAIASDGEIIQTGRETPGKHVGFELFDEYPPEEVGKKAGEKAITMLEARPAPSRRMPVVVNHGFGGVLFHEACGHGLEADAIQKGSSVYTDRIGEKVANKKVTAIDDATVLNEWGSFVVDDEGYPAEETVLIKDGELTDYMYDYKTAKKEDRESTGNGRRQSYQSQPIPRMTNTFIAPGESKPEDIVSSVDRGLYAKSLSGGQVEPATGDFTFTVAEGYLIEDGEISEPVRNATLVGNGPESLHRITMVGDDLEHAPGMCGKEGQSIPAAVGQPTLLIEELTVGGTEREEG from the coding sequence ATGTTAAGCAAAGAAAGAATTGATAAAGTATTAACAGCTGCCTTGAATAAAGGCGGAGAATTTGCTGAGCTTTTCTTTGAGAAGAAGCAGAGTAATCAACTCAGCATGGAAAGTAGTAGACTAGAAAAAGTAAAGACAGGTTATGACTTGGGAGTAGGTATTCGCGTTATTAATGGGGAACAAGTCTCCTATGCTTATACCGATGATATTACTCTAGATTCATTATTGGAAACAGCTAAAGCAGCCGGAACAGCCAGCAAATATAATGAAGATATAACTATTAATAACTTACAGCGAAAAAATATAGATTCAGATCATCAGATTAAAATAAGACCAGAAACAGTAGAAAAAATAAAGAAGAAAGAAATACTTGAGACAGCTAATAACTCAGCTCGGAATGTTGACCAAAGAATTCAGCAGGTAATGGTCAGTTATATAGATTATTATCAACAGGTCTTAATTGCTAATTCAACAGGACTTTTAGTAGAAGATGAAAGGGTAAGGACTCGAATGATGGTTAATGCTATTGCTTCCGATGGTGAGATTATTCAGACAGGTCGAGAGACTCCAGGGAAACATGTCGGATTTGAATTATTCGATGAATATCCGCCGGAAGAAGTAGGAAAAAAAGCTGGAGAGAAAGCAATTACTATGTTAGAGGCCAGACCTGCTCCTTCAAGGAGAATGCCAGTAGTAGTTAACCATGGTTTTGGTGGAGTATTATTTCATGAAGCTTGTGGTCATGGACTAGAGGCGGATGCTATTCAGAAGGGATCTTCTGTATATACTGATCGAATTGGAGAAAAGGTAGCTAATAAGAAAGTAACAGCTATTGATGATGCTACTGTACTTAATGAATGGGGATCTTTTGTTGTTGATGATGAAGGATACCCAGCTGAAGAGACAGTCTTAATTAAAGATGGTGAATTAACAGATTATATGTATGATTACAAAACAGCTAAGAAGGAAGATAGAGAATCTACTGGTAATGGCCGGCGCCAGTCCTATCAATCTCAGCCGATTCCGCGGATGACCAATACCTTTATTGCACCTGGTGAATCTAAACCAGAAGATATAGTCTCCAGTGTAGATAGAGGACTTTATGCTAAGAGTTTAAGTGGAGGGCAGGTTGAGCCAGCAACTGGAGATTTCACCTTTACTGTTGCCGAAGGATACTTAATTGAAGATGGTGAAATTTCAGAGCCAGTTCGTAATGCTACTCTAGTTGGAAATGGGCCAGAAAGCCTACATAGAATTACTATGGTAGGCGATGATTTAGAACATGCCCCCGGCATGTGTGGAAAAGAAGGTCAGAGCATACCAGCGGCAGTAGGTCAGCCTACTCTTTTGATCGAAGAATTGACTGTAGGCGGTACAGAAAGGGAGGAAGGATAA
- a CDS encoding cation diffusion facilitator family transporter, producing the protein MDSRYKVSQKISIITLISNLILTGVKVVIGFYFHSQALLADGLHSASDVVSTVIVMIGNVIAKEPPDEDHPYGHGKAEAIATKILGISLIIGGFGILKETITLIIANQITVPGTLVLWAALGSIVIKEMMYQYTYRVGKKVNHQALIADAIHHRTDAFSSIAALIGAGGARFGYPILDPIAGLIVALFILKTGIEIFQDAANELMDAAPKQEVFDEIFEIIKSIDDVIGVENLKIRSHGPNYFIDVRVIVDNQLSVIEGHEVAVQVRSEIKQWNNNIQEVLVHIDPEGIKENHIH; encoded by the coding sequence GTGGATTCAAGATATAAAGTCAGTCAGAAGATAAGTATTATTACTTTAATAAGTAATCTGATTTTGACCGGAGTTAAGGTAGTGATTGGTTTTTACTTTCATAGTCAGGCATTATTAGCTGATGGTTTACATTCTGCTTCGGATGTAGTTTCGACGGTGATAGTAATGATTGGAAATGTAATTGCAAAGGAGCCTCCTGATGAGGATCATCCTTATGGCCACGGGAAGGCAGAAGCAATTGCTACTAAAATTTTAGGAATTTCATTAATTATAGGCGGTTTTGGGATTTTAAAGGAGACCATTACTTTAATTATTGCTAATCAGATTACAGTTCCAGGTACTTTAGTTTTATGGGCTGCTTTAGGATCAATAGTTATTAAAGAGATGATGTATCAATATACATATAGGGTAGGAAAAAAGGTTAATCATCAGGCTTTAATTGCTGATGCTATTCATCATCGAACTGATGCTTTTTCTTCTATTGCAGCTTTAATTGGAGCTGGAGGCGCAAGATTTGGTTATCCGATTTTAGATCCAATTGCAGGTTTAATAGTTGCTTTATTTATTTTAAAGACCGGAATAGAAATATTTCAGGATGCAGCTAATGAATTAATGGATGCTGCCCCTAAGCAGGAAGTATTTGATGAAATTTTTGAGATTATTAAGTCAATTGATGATGTGATTGGAGTTGAAAATTTAAAGATTAGAAGTCACGGGCCGAATTATTTTATAGATGTAAGAGTAATTGTCGATAATCAATTATCAGTAATTGAGGGACATGAAGTAGCTGTTCAGGTAAGAAGTGAGATTAAGCAGTGGAATAATAATATTCAAGAAGTTTTGGTTCATATTGATCCTGAAGGGATTAAAGAGAATCATATTCATTAA
- a CDS encoding TldD/PmbA family protein — MTEKLDLKQIIAQGEELGVDDIELFHEESSENNIKIYEGEVESLKSANAKGIGIRVFIDDKMGFAYTSNFEEEEIEKTLKEAIANAEVASADEYRTLPEAVAEVEELDLYSEDLAAVKLEDKIQLVLDLEKAALEYDERIASVDTVGYGDSEVEIRIVNSKGFDKSYRKNQCYAYSYVIAREGEDTETGMAITYGDSVAELTPQKTGEEAAENAVNLLGGQPVDSQEVPVVFPPKVGSMFMYVLSQALTAEAVQKGKSVFAQKVGERVAAKEVNIIDNGLLEEGLATSPFDSEGVPSTETEIIKEGELQTFLYDTYTANKAEMESTGNASRGSYRGIPSVAPSNFYLGAGDKSAEEVLASVDKGFYVMKVSGLVTGGANPISGDFSVGATGRWIENGELTKPVREITIAGNLIDFLQDIDLIGNNLKFNPMIGSYATPTFRVKSLAISGS; from the coding sequence ATGACTGAAAAGTTAGATTTAAAGCAGATAATAGCTCAGGGAGAAGAATTAGGTGTTGATGATATTGAGCTATTTCATGAAGAATCTAGCGAAAATAATATAAAAATTTATGAAGGTGAAGTAGAATCATTGAAATCAGCTAATGCTAAGGGAATAGGGATTAGAGTATTTATTGATGATAAGATGGGATTTGCTTATACTTCTAATTTTGAAGAAGAAGAGATAGAGAAGACATTAAAAGAAGCTATTGCTAATGCTGAAGTAGCTAGTGCTGATGAGTATCGAACTTTGCCTGAAGCTGTAGCTGAAGTTGAAGAATTAGATCTTTATAGTGAAGATTTAGCTGCTGTTAAGTTAGAAGATAAGATTCAATTAGTTTTAGATTTAGAGAAGGCAGCCTTAGAATATGATGAACGCATTGCTTCCGTAGATACAGTAGGGTATGGTGATAGTGAGGTAGAAATTAGAATAGTTAATTCTAAAGGATTTGATAAAAGCTATCGTAAAAATCAATGTTATGCTTATTCTTATGTTATTGCCCGAGAAGGGGAAGATACCGAAACCGGAATGGCTATTACTTATGGTGATTCAGTAGCTGAATTAACTCCTCAAAAGACTGGAGAAGAAGCTGCTGAAAATGCTGTAAATCTTTTAGGTGGTCAGCCAGTTGATTCTCAAGAAGTTCCGGTAGTCTTTCCACCAAAAGTAGGTAGTATGTTTATGTATGTTCTTTCTCAGGCATTAACTGCTGAAGCAGTTCAAAAGGGTAAATCAGTCTTTGCTCAGAAAGTAGGAGAAAGAGTAGCTGCTAAAGAAGTTAATATTATAGATAATGGTCTATTAGAGGAAGGATTAGCTACTTCTCCCTTTGATAGTGAAGGAGTACCTTCTACTGAAACAGAGATAATTAAAGAAGGTGAGCTACAGACTTTCTTATATGATACTTATACGGCAAACAAGGCTGAGATGGAATCTACCGGTAACGCTAGTCGTGGTTCTTATCGAGGAATTCCTAGTGTAGCACCTAGTAACTTCTACTTAGGAGCTGGTGATAAATCAGCCGAAGAAGTATTAGCATCAGTTGATAAGGGATTCTATGTGATGAAGGTATCAGGTTTGGTTACTGGTGGAGCTAATCCAATTTCAGGAGACTTTTCTGTCGGTGCTACTGGGAGATGGATTGAAAATGGTGAATTAACAAAACCAGTGCGTGAGATTACTATTGCTGGTAATTTAATTGACTTTTTACAGGATATAGATTTAATTGGCAATAATCTAAAGTTCAATCCGATGATTGGTTCTTATGCCACACCTACTTTTAGAGTTAAAAGTTTAGCCATTAGTGGTTCTTAG
- a CDS encoding helix-turn-helix domain-containing protein — translation MNHGVGEYGAGKYYNVEEVADLLAVTSQVIFDYLQKDDLKGTKLDNDSWKIELSDVKRFLFQLKKDTTKEAEFKQQQAIEVPDDWRLDKCCSCGEVKIISKEFHPFCSTGCQEAVNFCL, via the coding sequence ATGAATCATGGAGTAGGCGAGTATGGAGCAGGAAAGTATTATAATGTAGAAGAAGTAGCTGACTTATTGGCAGTTACTTCTCAGGTTATCTTTGATTATTTACAGAAGGATGATCTAAAGGGCACCAAATTGGATAATGATAGTTGGAAAATTGAGCTAAGTGATGTAAAAAGATTCTTATTTCAATTGAAGAAGGATACAACAAAAGAGGCAGAATTTAAACAGCAGCAGGCAATAGAAGTTCCAGACGACTGGAGACTAGATAAATGTTGTAGCTGTGGTGAAGTGAAAATAATCAGTAAAGAATTTCATCCTTTCTGTTCAACAGGCTGTCAAGAAGCTGTTAACTTTTGTTTGTAA
- a CDS encoding tyrosine-type recombinase/integrase has protein sequence MGNRVEPIRDSEKIKQIKKLLRDWKKWRDYVLFVCGINFGLRIGDLLQIKVKDAFTSEQEIKSIFEVIEQKTQKRNTIKINSAAREALKFLKTKTEITKDQDNFIIYNTRDKSKGIGWVQAYKLV, from the coding sequence ATGGGAAATAGGGTGGAACCTATTCGTGATAGCGAAAAAATTAAGCAAATAAAGAAGTTGCTCAGAGACTGGAAAAAATGGCGGGACTATGTATTGTTTGTCTGTGGAATCAATTTTGGCTTAAGGATAGGAGATTTACTTCAGATTAAAGTTAAGGATGCATTTACTTCTGAACAGGAGATCAAATCTATATTTGAAGTAATAGAACAGAAGACGCAGAAGCGAAATACTATTAAGATCAATTCGGCGGCAAGAGAAGCTTTAAAATTTTTGAAAACTAAAACCGAAATAACTAAAGATCAAGATAACTTTATTATTTATAACACTAGAGATAAGAGTAAGGGTATCGGCTGGGTTCAAGCTTATAAACTGGTCTGA
- the polA gene encoding DNA polymerase I: protein MEDTKELFLLDGSSLLHRAFYALPDSLQTSDGEYTNGVFGFTKMLLRLIEEEDPDSLAVAFDLAGPTFRHEEYEEYKANRKETPDKLKPQFGLMKEVLEAFKIPVLELEGYEADDIVGTLSRQAEDEDYQVTIVTGDRDALQLVTENVKIRYTKRGITNIVDYDLEKIREEYELEPKKLIDKKGLMGDKSDNIPGVDGIGKKTSTKLLHQFGSLEEVLNNIDQVSGKKRKQTLKEQADRARMSKKLATIKLDIPLECDLDEFKLEEPDQDKLVDILSRLEFNSLLKEFGGHETLNFTDEFEIITDLTAIDELLSMLNEAEKVGFKFKFTSTELYQQQIEGLTLANNETAYYIDASELEIAELIDRLKPYFEDPELNKLCLNTKENLIYLKEQGVEVKGLSFDLLLADYLLHPSAKEQDLESVLTDQLQMELEEVESEIEAEVQQVRVLFKLEKELIDKLENKDLMELFVEVELPLISILAQMELNGIAVDKDMLQELSDKLKEKLDSIRSQAYELAGEEFNLNSPKQLGKILFEKLGLPVIKRTKTGYSTSASVLEKLEDKHEIVPLILEYRKYQKLKSTYVDPLPDLINPKTDRIHTSFNQLVTATGRLSSTDPNLQNIPIRTEEGREIRKVFIAEEGKELLAIDYSQIELRVLAHISQDENLMNAYMEGQDIHTKTAAEVFGVEASEVSYEQRRRAKAINFGIAYGISPWGLAKDINVSKKEAEDYIDQYLNRYPKVKEYMDRQIKQAKEEGYVTTILNRRRYLPEINSSNYHRRSFGERMAINTPIQGSAADIMKLAMLKSAQVLDERELDAKILLQVHDELIFEVPPEELEEVQQVVKSEMEDVIQLDVPLKVDLKVGTNWRDMDEIE from the coding sequence ATGGAAGACACAAAAGAGTTGTTTTTATTAGATGGAAGTAGTTTGTTACATCGTGCTTTTTATGCTCTACCAGACAGTTTACAGACTTCGGATGGTGAGTATACAAATGGTGTATTTGGTTTTACTAAGATGTTATTACGTTTAATTGAGGAAGAGGATCCAGATAGTTTAGCTGTTGCTTTTGATTTGGCTGGTCCTACTTTTCGTCATGAAGAGTATGAAGAATATAAAGCAAATCGCAAAGAAACGCCAGATAAATTAAAGCCTCAGTTTGGTTTGATGAAAGAGGTTTTAGAAGCTTTTAAGATTCCAGTGTTAGAATTAGAAGGCTATGAAGCCGATGATATTGTAGGAACTTTATCCCGTCAGGCAGAAGATGAAGACTATCAAGTAACGATTGTAACTGGAGACCGGGATGCTTTACAGTTAGTAACAGAAAATGTCAAGATTAGATATACTAAGCGGGGAATTACTAATATAGTCGATTATGATTTAGAAAAGATAAGAGAAGAGTATGAACTAGAACCAAAAAAATTGATTGATAAAAAAGGACTAATGGGTGATAAATCTGATAATATTCCGGGAGTTGATGGTATCGGTAAGAAAACCTCAACTAAACTTCTCCATCAGTTTGGTAGTTTAGAGGAAGTATTAAATAATATTGATCAGGTGTCTGGTAAGAAACGAAAACAGACATTAAAAGAGCAGGCAGATAGAGCAAGAATGAGCAAAAAATTAGCAACTATAAAATTAGACATTCCCCTTGAATGTGACCTAGATGAATTTAAATTAGAAGAGCCTGATCAGGATAAGTTAGTTGATATTCTAAGCAGATTGGAATTTAATAGTCTTTTAAAGGAATTTGGTGGTCACGAAACTCTTAACTTTACTGACGAGTTTGAAATTATTACAGACTTAACAGCGATAGATGAATTACTTTCAATGCTTAATGAGGCAGAGAAAGTTGGATTTAAATTTAAGTTTACTAGTACTGAATTATATCAACAGCAGATAGAGGGATTGACATTAGCTAATAACGAAACGGCTTATTATATTGATGCTTCCGAATTAGAGATAGCTGAATTAATTGATAGATTAAAGCCTTATTTTGAAGATCCTGAGCTTAATAAATTATGTCTAAATACCAAAGAAAATTTAATCTATCTAAAAGAGCAGGGAGTAGAAGTTAAAGGATTAAGTTTTGATCTATTGTTAGCAGATTACCTTTTACATCCATCGGCTAAAGAACAGGATCTTGAGAGCGTTTTAACCGATCAATTACAGATGGAATTAGAAGAGGTAGAAAGTGAGATTGAAGCTGAAGTACAACAGGTGCGAGTTTTATTTAAATTAGAAAAAGAATTGATTGATAAGCTAGAAAATAAAGATTTAATGGAACTCTTTGTTGAAGTGGAACTACCGTTAATTTCTATTCTAGCCCAGATGGAGTTAAATGGAATAGCAGTTGATAAAGATATGTTGCAGGAATTATCAGATAAGCTAAAGGAAAAGTTAGATTCGATTCGCAGTCAGGCTTATGAATTAGCAGGAGAAGAATTTAATCTCAATTCACCTAAACAGTTAGGAAAGATTTTATTTGAAAAGTTAGGACTGCCGGTGATTAAGCGTACTAAAACTGGTTATTCTACTAGTGCTTCTGTATTAGAAAAACTAGAGGATAAGCATGAAATTGTGCCTTTGATTTTGGAGTATCGTAAGTATCAAAAATTAAAATCAACCTATGTTGATCCATTGCCGGATTTAATTAATCCTAAAACTGATCGAATTCATACTTCTTTTAATCAATTAGTAACAGCTACAGGTAGACTTAGTAGTACTGATCCTAATCTTCAAAATATACCGATTCGAACCGAAGAAGGCCGCGAGATTAGGAAGGTATTCATAGCTGAAGAAGGAAAAGAGTTATTGGCCATTGACTATTCACAGATAGAATTAAGAGTTTTAGCTCATATTTCGCAGGATGAAAATTTAATGAATGCCTACATGGAAGGACAGGATATTCATACCAAAACAGCCGCGGAAGTATTTGGAGTTGAAGCATCGGAAGTTAGTTATGAGCAGCGGCGCCGAGCTAAAGCAATTAATTTTGGGATTGCTTACGGTATAAGTCCTTGGGGATTAGCAAAAGATATTAATGTCAGCAAAAAAGAAGCAGAAGATTACATAGACCAATACTTAAACCGCTATCCTAAAGTTAAAGAATATATGGACCGACAGATTAAACAGGCAAAAGAAGAGGGCTATGTAACTACTATTTTAAATCGCCGTCGTTATCTACCAGAAATTAATAGCAGTAATTATCACCGACGTAGTTTTGGTGAGAGAATGGCTATTAATACTCCAATTCAAGGTAGTGCAGCAGATATTATGAAGTTAGCTATGTTAAAGTCAGCCCAAGTTTTAGATGAACGGGAATTAGATGCAAAGATACTGCTTCAGGTACATGATGAATTGATCTTTGAAGTGCCACCTGAAGAGCTAGAAGAAGTACAGCAAGTAGTTAAATCAGAAATGGAGGATGTAATTCAGCTTGATGTACCGCTTAAAGTAGATCTTAAAGTGGGAACTAACTGGCGAGATATGGACGAGATTGAGTAA
- a CDS encoding S-layer homology domain-containing protein gives MQKKIISIILSVILIIAICLPVMANNHAVDINGHWAETHINELLTKDILSTYDDGLFKPQQPITREEFAVGLAKGLDLDIVSVTNLTDIQNHPAKGYIAALVHKEIITGYPDNTFRPERQISRAELVTMLMRALELNKTETEINLDGIKYNDIPKEDYWANNFINLASKLKIINGYPDGSFKPNDPVTRAEAAKMLNQTLKLRIIDGSLKAAYPISNKIRVQKLDGSEMILEIANNALIGRNNRLVDLDTLMTDDSLHLIVNKFNKVEYLKAYGMVTTDDIATEVSDLTDGVFNPEEVKKLSKGDLKVIESKAKKQVSEITNGFVTPNDLDLIADGKYERLEPKMRLGIQMELINQGLTYEEAKAILDTDWDALEDFGKTRLVEAVAIQAGLPVDVTDALLNQNWTRLRRLAEIELIQRATAEVLTSELMS, from the coding sequence ATGCAGAAAAAAATAATCAGTATAATATTAAGTGTAATACTTATTATCGCAATTTGTTTACCAGTCATGGCTAATAATCATGCAGTAGATATTAATGGACACTGGGCTGAAACACATATAAATGAATTACTAACTAAAGATATTCTATCAACTTATGATGATGGACTATTTAAACCACAACAACCGATTACAAGAGAAGAATTTGCTGTCGGGTTAGCTAAGGGATTAGACTTAGATATAGTTAGTGTTACTAATCTAACTGATATTCAAAACCATCCGGCCAAAGGATATATTGCCGCTTTGGTTCATAAGGAAATTATCACCGGATATCCTGACAATACTTTCCGACCAGAACGGCAAATTTCTAGAGCTGAATTAGTAACAATGCTTATGAGAGCTTTAGAGTTAAATAAGACTGAAACGGAAATCAATTTAGACGGAATCAAATATAACGATATACCTAAGGAAGATTACTGGGCTAATAATTTCATTAATCTAGCCAGTAAACTAAAAATTATTAATGGTTATCCAGACGGCAGCTTTAAACCTAATGATCCTGTAACTAGAGCCGAAGCTGCTAAAATGTTAAACCAAACTTTGAAGTTAAGAATAATTGATGGTAGTTTAAAAGCTGCTTATCCCATATCAAATAAGATTCGAGTTCAAAAATTAGACGGTTCAGAAATGATTTTAGAGATAGCTAATAATGCCTTAATCGGCCGTAACAACCGTTTAGTAGACTTAGATACTCTAATGACTGATGATAGCCTTCATCTTATTGTTAATAAGTTCAACAAAGTAGAATATCTTAAGGCCTATGGTATGGTTACTACTGATGACATAGCTACGGAAGTAAGTGACTTAACTGATGGTGTCTTTAATCCTGAGGAAGTAAAGAAACTATCAAAAGGAGATCTAAAGGTTATTGAATCTAAAGCCAAAAAACAAGTTAGTGAAATAACCAACGGCTTTGTAACTCCTAATGATCTTGATCTAATTGCTGACGGCAAATATGAACGTTTAGAACCAAAAATGAGACTAGGAATCCAAATGGAATTAATCAATCAAGGTTTGACTTACGAAGAAGCAAAAGCAATCCTTGATACTGACTGGGATGCCTTAGAAGACTTTGGTAAAACACGATTAGTAGAAGCAGTTGCTATTCAAGCTGGCCTACCAGTAGATGTAACCGATGCACTCTTAAATCAAAACTGGACTAGACTTAGAAGATTAGCTGAAATTGAACTAATTCAGAGAGCCACTGCAGAAGTTTTAACTAGCGAGCTTATGTCTTAG
- the ytaF gene encoding sporulation membrane protein YtaF, with protein sequence MKVISILLLALAISFDGLVVGITYGLRKIKIPLLSLIIISLTSAISVLVSMLFGQLITNFLSIKITKVLGGSILILVGIWILYQSVRQILIDKTASSNISVNDNSASDQPLFDLKIKSLGIVIKILKEPVKADFDYSGIISKKEAVFLGFALALDGFGAGIGAAMTGFSPVFTAIIAGVVILGCLSLGLYLGGKYNLKETDYRIALLPGLLLIILGIVKLF encoded by the coding sequence ATGAAGGTAATTTCAATTTTACTACTGGCTTTAGCCATTAGTTTTGATGGTCTAGTAGTAGGAATTACTTATGGATTGCGTAAAATTAAAATACCTCTTCTTTCGCTAATTATTATTAGTTTAACTTCAGCTATTTCAGTATTGGTTTCGATGTTATTTGGTCAATTAATAACTAATTTTCTATCGATAAAGATTACTAAAGTTTTAGGTGGATCAATTTTAATTCTAGTTGGGATATGGATTCTATACCAATCGGTACGCCAGATATTGATTGACAAAACAGCAAGTTCAAATATTTCAGTTAATGATAATTCAGCTTCTGATCAGCCTTTATTTGATCTAAAGATTAAATCTTTAGGTATAGTAATTAAGATTTTAAAGGAACCGGTAAAGGCTGACTTTGATTATTCAGGAATTATCAGTAAGAAAGAGGCAGTTTTTTTAGGTTTTGCTTTAGCTTTGGATGGCTTTGGAGCTGGAATAGGTGCTGCTATGACAGGATTTAGTCCAGTGTTTACAGCTATTATAGCTGGGGTTGTGATTTTGGGTTGTCTTTCATTAGGACTTTATTTGGGAGGTAAATATAATTTAAAAGAGACAGATTATAGAATTGCTTTGCTGCCTGGATTGTTATTGATTATATTAGGGATAGTTAAATTATTCTAA